The Nitrospira sp. genome window below encodes:
- a CDS encoding cytochrome P450: protein MVSHSHLQRKAATSTTVGGLTLHAGALIMMSTYNLHRHPAFWPDPEQFLPERWLDGERPAARYAYLPFGAGPRACVGLHFASVEGPLLLALIGRRYNLQLDQKTVEPEFFVTLRPKGGIRMVLQPRQAPVVSVA from the coding sequence ATGGTGTCACACTCTCACCTACAGCGCAAGGCGGCAACCAGCACCACTGTCGGGGGATTAACGCTACATGCCGGCGCACTCATCATGATGAGTACATACAATCTGCATAGACACCCAGCCTTTTGGCCGGACCCCGAACAATTTCTGCCGGAGCGATGGCTGGACGGCGAGCGACCGGCTGCTCGTTATGCCTATCTCCCCTTTGGCGCAGGACCGCGCGCCTGCGTGGGACTTCATTTCGCATCGGTTGAAGGGCCGCTCCTGCTGGCCTTGATCGGTCGCCGCTATAATCTGCAACTGGATCAAAAGACTGTCGAGCCTGAATTCTTCGTGACCTTGCGACCGAAAGGTGGCATCCGCATGGTGCTCCAACCGCGGCAGGCGCCGGTTGTATCGGTCGCCTAG
- a CDS encoding DUF433 domain-containing protein translates to MSRDNLLSRITVDPELCHGKPCIRGLRYPVESILEYLAGGDSVEQVLAEFPDLERDDILACLEFSRKMLAAKSVHLALK, encoded by the coding sequence ATGTCTCGCGACAATCTACTTTCACGTATCACGGTCGATCCAGAGCTCTGTCATGGGAAGCCCTGCATTCGTGGCTTGCGGTATCCCGTGGAAAGCATTCTTGAATATCTGGCTGGGGGAGATTCCGTGGAGCAGGTGTTGGCTGAGTTTCCTGATTTGGAGCGAGATGATATTTTGGCCTGCCTAGAGTTTTCCCGAAAGATGCTGGCGGCCAAAAGTGTTCACCTGGCCTTGAAGTGA
- a CDS encoding CYTH and CHAD domain-containing protein, producing the protein MTRSDTHLAPLYRSGSMSSQTEHELKLAVAPGFRMPRLPGTPLPRRQLISTYYDTAAYDLAHAKITLRHRIEKGKKSWQLKIPLGDDRQEIEVIDGEAVPPPSLRGLLILHLGHRKLLPVATLRAWRRGFLVRHGRIPVAEISLDRVSVDKNDRTTQRFHELEIEQRRGDEASLRSLEQQMREAGASDHDGQPKFFRALSLAAPMPPAQPQPDAPVVEYIKWALAQHVVWLLAHDPGTRLGTEPESLHQLRVATRRLRVVLCTARPILLPEWVTSLQQELKWLSELLGQARDLDVQIAYFTEESAGLAAGDRKLLDQFISHLHTRRVAVQQMVLSELTSARYFELIRRLQQAAQAPSVVESPLTVRQLAKRTFKKLRKAICRLGPLPSDTRLHKIRIKTKRARYATDLARSSADKPASRFIKSARALQDLLGIHQDAIQAERYVRQFLRYSTSVRAGFLAGRMAERQRHRRDTIRKDMKPLFKTLLKRGKKAWG; encoded by the coding sequence ATGACTCGGTCGGACACCCATCTCGCGCCTCTTTACCGCTCAGGTTCGATGTCGTCGCAGACCGAGCATGAACTCAAGCTGGCCGTTGCTCCCGGCTTTCGCATGCCTCGGCTTCCCGGCACGCCGCTCCCTCGGCGGCAGTTGATCTCCACCTATTACGACACCGCCGCCTACGACTTGGCCCATGCAAAGATTACCCTTCGCCATAGAATCGAAAAGGGGAAGAAGTCATGGCAGCTGAAAATTCCGTTGGGCGATGATCGGCAGGAGATAGAGGTGATCGACGGCGAGGCCGTTCCACCGCCCTCGCTACGCGGCTTGCTGATTCTCCACCTTGGACATCGGAAACTGCTGCCGGTCGCGACGCTGCGCGCCTGGAGAAGAGGCTTCCTGGTGCGTCATGGCCGAATACCCGTCGCGGAGATCAGCCTCGACCGAGTGTCAGTCGACAAGAACGACCGCACCACCCAGCGCTTTCACGAACTTGAAATCGAACAACGGCGGGGCGACGAGGCCTCGCTTCGTTCCCTCGAACAGCAAATGCGGGAAGCCGGTGCTTCTGATCATGATGGACAGCCAAAGTTCTTTCGTGCCCTCTCCCTCGCAGCTCCCATGCCACCTGCGCAGCCTCAACCGGACGCGCCGGTGGTTGAGTACATAAAGTGGGCGCTCGCTCAGCACGTCGTATGGCTCCTCGCCCATGATCCCGGCACGAGGCTTGGAACTGAGCCTGAGAGCCTGCATCAACTGCGTGTCGCGACGAGACGCCTGCGCGTGGTCCTCTGCACAGCTCGACCGATTCTTCTCCCCGAGTGGGTGACGTCGTTGCAACAGGAGCTCAAGTGGCTGAGCGAGCTGTTGGGACAGGCCCGCGATCTTGACGTCCAGATCGCCTATTTCACGGAAGAATCTGCTGGATTGGCGGCTGGAGATCGCAAACTGTTGGACCAATTTATTTCTCATCTTCACACACGACGAGTAGCCGTTCAGCAGATGGTGCTCAGCGAACTCACGAGCGCTCGATACTTCGAACTCATCCGGCGGCTGCAACAAGCGGCGCAGGCCCCCTCGGTGGTGGAATCTCCCCTGACGGTCCGTCAGCTCGCCAAGCGAACGTTCAAAAAACTGCGCAAGGCGATCTGCCGACTAGGTCCCTTGCCGTCAGACACCCGACTTCATAAGATCCGCATTAAGACCAAACGCGCCCGCTATGCGACGGACCTCGCACGCAGCTCGGCGGACAAACCAGCCAGCCGGTTTATCAAGTCCGCGCGTGCGCTCCAGGATCTCCTGGGCATCCATCAGGATGCGATCCAAGCGGAACGTTACGTCCGACAGTTTCTGAGGTATTCGACGAGTGTCCGCGCCGGATTTCTCGCAGGACGCATGGCCGAGCGGCAGCGCCACCGGCGAGACACCATCCGCAAGGACATGAAGCCGCTGTTCAAAACGTTACTGAAACGGGGGAAGAAGGCCTGGGGATGA
- a CDS encoding CBS domain-containing protein: MITVGNLMHKEPVTVDAGTSVVEAAKLMKACNVESLLVRRQTQIIGIVTESDVVRKFVGVEKAPYFVPVEDIMSSPVPGIEERRPLTEAADLMDKHRTLHLGVTKGGTLIGLLSVRDFLRPVSLDAF, translated from the coding sequence ATGATCACAGTCGGCAACTTGATGCACAAGGAACCGGTGACAGTGGATGCAGGCACGTCGGTCGTCGAAGCGGCGAAACTCATGAAAGCCTGCAACGTCGAAAGTCTGTTGGTAAGGCGCCAAACGCAGATCATCGGCATCGTAACGGAATCGGATGTCGTCAGAAAATTCGTGGGAGTCGAGAAAGCGCCCTACTTCGTGCCGGTGGAGGATATCATGAGCAGTCCTGTGCCCGGCATCGAAGAGCGGCGGCCGCTGACGGAAGCCGCCGACCTTATGGATAAGCATCGCACTCTCCACCTCGGCGTGACTAAAGGAGGGACACTCATCGGCCTGCTGTCGGTTCGGGATTTTCTCCGACCGGTGTCCCTCGACGCCTTCTAA